The following proteins are encoded in a genomic region of Alistipes shahii WAL 8301:
- the argS gene encoding arginine--tRNA ligase: protein MNIETFISDAVRRSVEALYGELGDEQLQIQKTRREFEGDYTLVTFPLLRRSRKSPEATATEIGEYMAANVPEIASFNVIKGFLNLSLDSAFWAARFAEVAADERFGQAPATGRTVMVEYSSPNTNKPLHLGHIRNNLLGYSVAQILKANGHTVIKANLVNDRGIHICKSMLAWKLYGNGETPASSGMKGDHLVGKYYVEFDKHYKAQIRELVAQGQPEDEAKKNAPIMLQAQEMLRKWEARDPEVYSLWETMNGWVYEGFDVTYKALGVDFDKVYYESQTYLLGKSLVEEGLKKGVFYRRPDNSVWIDLTADGLDEKLLLRGDGTSVYMTQDLGTAFRRFEDNRLDDMIYVVGNEQNYHFQVLKLVLKKLGYADWSDHITHLSYGMVELPEGKMKSREGTVVDADDLIEGMVSTAREMSAELGKLDGCSEEEANAVSTMVGLGALKYFILKVDPKKTMLFDPRESIDFNGNTGPFIQYTHARIRSVLRKAAEAGIDFGGAATADYLREEIDLVKSLTEYPSVVKSAGENFAPSVVGAYVYELAKQFNGYYHDHSILKEENAGVRTMRLQLAQQVARVIKEGMKLLGIDVPERM, encoded by the coding sequence ATGAATATCGAAACCTTTATTTCGGATGCGGTCCGCCGGTCGGTGGAGGCGCTTTACGGTGAGCTTGGCGACGAGCAGTTGCAGATTCAGAAGACCCGCAGGGAGTTCGAGGGCGACTATACCCTCGTAACCTTTCCGCTGCTCCGGCGAAGCCGCAAGTCGCCCGAAGCCACCGCGACCGAAATCGGCGAATACATGGCGGCCAACGTCCCCGAGATCGCGTCGTTCAACGTGATCAAAGGTTTCCTCAACCTTTCGCTCGACAGTGCGTTCTGGGCGGCCCGCTTCGCCGAGGTCGCCGCCGACGAACGTTTCGGGCAGGCTCCCGCGACGGGCCGTACCGTGATGGTCGAGTACTCGTCGCCCAACACCAACAAGCCGCTCCATCTGGGGCATATCCGCAACAACCTGCTGGGTTACTCCGTGGCGCAGATTCTCAAGGCCAACGGCCATACGGTCATCAAGGCCAATCTGGTGAACGACCGCGGCATCCACATCTGCAAGTCGATGCTGGCGTGGAAGCTCTACGGAAACGGCGAAACCCCGGCATCGTCGGGGATGAAGGGCGATCACCTCGTGGGCAAGTACTACGTGGAGTTCGATAAACACTACAAGGCGCAGATCAGGGAGCTGGTCGCGCAGGGACAGCCGGAGGACGAGGCCAAGAAAAACGCCCCGATCATGCTCCAGGCGCAGGAGATGCTGCGCAAGTGGGAGGCCCGGGACCCCGAGGTGTACTCGCTCTGGGAGACGATGAACGGCTGGGTTTACGAGGGCTTCGACGTGACCTACAAGGCGTTGGGCGTCGATTTCGACAAGGTCTATTACGAGTCGCAGACCTACCTGCTGGGCAAGTCGCTCGTCGAGGAGGGGCTTAAAAAGGGTGTCTTCTACCGCCGTCCCGACAATTCGGTGTGGATCGACCTCACGGCCGACGGACTGGACGAGAAACTGCTGCTGCGCGGCGACGGCACGTCGGTCTACATGACGCAGGACCTCGGCACGGCTTTCCGCCGCTTCGAGGACAATAGGCTCGACGACATGATCTACGTCGTAGGCAACGAGCAGAACTACCACTTCCAGGTGCTGAAACTGGTGCTCAAGAAATTGGGCTACGCCGACTGGAGCGATCATATCACCCACCTCTCCTACGGCATGGTGGAGCTTCCCGAGGGCAAGATGAAGTCGCGCGAGGGTACGGTGGTCGACGCCGACGACCTGATCGAAGGCATGGTCTCGACGGCCCGCGAGATGTCGGCCGAGCTGGGCAAGCTCGACGGATGCTCGGAGGAGGAGGCCAATGCCGTTTCGACGATGGTCGGGCTGGGTGCGCTCAAGTACTTTATATTAAAGGTCGATCCCAAGAAAACGATGCTGTTCGATCCCCGCGAGTCGATCGACTTCAACGGCAATACGGGTCCTTTCATCCAGTACACCCATGCGCGCATCCGCTCGGTGCTTCGCAAGGCCGCCGAGGCGGGCATCGACTTCGGAGGAGCCGCCACGGCGGATTACCTGCGCGAGGAGATCGACCTGGTGAAGTCGCTGACGGAGTATCCGTCGGTGGTGAAGTCCGCGGGCGAGAACTTCGCGCCGTCGGTCGTCGGGGCCTATGTCTACGAGCTGGCCAAGCAGTTCAATGGCTATTATCACGACCATTCGATCCTCAAGGAGGAGAACGCCGGGGTGCGCACGATGCGTCTCCAGCTGGCGCAGCAGGTCGCCCGCGTCATCAAGGAGGGCATGAAACTGCTGGGCATCGACGTCCCCGAACGCATGTAA
- a CDS encoding hemolysin family protein has product MEILVILLLILLNGLFAMSEIALISARRSNLEMQARQGSAGARQALKLAKDPDRFLSTVQIGITLIGILTGIYSGDTLAAKFGGELARLGIPLRTATVTAQVTIVIAVTYLTIIFGELVPKRIGMNAAERAAKIVARPMRLLSVAASPFVWLLSRSTAGVARLLGLQRAESKVTEAEIRSIIQEGAEDGEVQAVEQQIMGRVFSLGDRTVESIMTHRSELAWIDAAASAAQIRETVARAPHNRYPVGEGSLDKLLGVVCLKDLFLHLGDEGFDLRRLVAPAKFFHEGFEVYNALEQLRTEQLGYGIICDEFGVTRGIITLRDIFEALVGELPDPREEPDIVRREDGSCLVDGQCPFYDFLDWFGLENALPCNAYNTVSGLILDQLAHIPATGEKLEWNGFTFEIVDMDGARIDKILVSQKQQP; this is encoded by the coding sequence ATGGAAATTCTCGTCATTCTGCTGCTGATCCTGCTCAACGGGCTGTTCGCCATGTCGGAGATCGCGCTCATATCGGCCCGCCGCTCGAATCTGGAGATGCAGGCCCGGCAAGGCAGCGCAGGCGCCCGCCAGGCCCTGAAACTGGCCAAAGACCCCGACCGGTTCCTCTCGACCGTACAGATCGGCATCACCCTGATCGGCATTCTCACGGGTATTTACTCCGGCGACACGCTGGCGGCGAAATTCGGCGGAGAGCTGGCCCGGCTGGGCATTCCGCTGCGCACGGCGACCGTCACGGCGCAGGTCACGATCGTCATCGCGGTCACCTACCTCACGATCATATTCGGCGAACTGGTCCCCAAACGCATCGGCATGAACGCCGCCGAGCGGGCCGCAAAAATCGTCGCGCGGCCGATGCGGCTGCTTTCGGTCGCGGCGTCGCCCTTCGTGTGGCTGCTCTCCAGAAGCACGGCGGGCGTCGCCCGCCTGCTGGGCCTGCAACGGGCCGAGAGCAAGGTCACCGAGGCGGAAATCCGTTCGATCATCCAGGAAGGCGCCGAGGACGGCGAGGTGCAGGCGGTCGAACAGCAGATCATGGGCCGCGTCTTCTCGCTGGGCGACCGCACCGTGGAGTCGATCATGACCCACCGCAGCGAACTGGCATGGATCGACGCGGCGGCGTCCGCGGCGCAGATCCGCGAGACGGTGGCCCGAGCGCCCCACAACCGCTACCCCGTCGGCGAGGGAAGTCTCGACAAACTGCTGGGCGTGGTCTGCCTCAAAGACCTCTTCCTGCATCTGGGCGACGAGGGATTCGACCTGCGCAGGCTGGTCGCTCCGGCGAAATTCTTCCACGAAGGGTTCGAGGTCTACAACGCCCTCGAACAGTTGCGCACGGAGCAGCTGGGCTACGGCATCATCTGCGACGAATTCGGCGTGACGCGCGGCATCATCACCCTGCGCGACATTTTCGAAGCCCTGGTCGGCGAACTGCCCGACCCGCGCGAGGAGCCGGACATCGTCCGGCGCGAGGACGGCAGCTGTCTGGTCGACGGGCAATGCCCTTTCTACGACTTTCTCGACTGGTTCGGTCTGGAAAACGCCCTGCCCTGCAACGCCTACAACACCGTCAGCGGCCTGATCCTCGACCAACTGGCCCACATTCCCGCCACGGGCGAGAAACTGGAATGGAACGGCTTCACGTTCGAAATCGTGGACATGGACGGCGCGCGCATCGACAAAATCCTCGTCAGCCAGAAACAACAGCCATGA
- the dusB gene encoding tRNA dihydrouridine synthase DusB, whose protein sequence is MKIANIELGERALLLAPMEDVTDPSFRYMCKRFGADMVYTEFISSDGLIRDAAKSLKKLEIDDAERPVGIQIYGHLIDPMVEAARMAEAAGPDVIDINFGCPVKKIAGRGAGSGMMRDVPLMVEMTRRIVAAVKKPVTVKTRLGWDEESKNIEEIALRLQDVGIAALTIHGRTRAQMYRGEADWTLIGKVKNNPQIRIPIIGNGDVDSGPKAREMFDRYGVDGVMIGRATYGRPWIFREVKHYLSTGEALPQPSVAERVAIAKEHLQKSLEIKGDHVGILEMRRHMTNYFKGLPDFKSTRLKLVTSLDTAELFATLDEIACRWGGYDLSEAVPAPLSHNL, encoded by the coding sequence ATGAAAATCGCAAATATAGAACTGGGCGAACGCGCCCTGCTGCTCGCTCCGATGGAGGACGTGACCGACCCGTCGTTCCGCTACATGTGCAAACGCTTCGGCGCCGACATGGTCTACACCGAGTTCATCTCGTCGGACGGGCTGATCCGCGACGCGGCGAAATCGCTCAAGAAACTCGAAATCGACGACGCGGAACGCCCCGTGGGCATTCAGATATACGGCCACCTGATCGACCCGATGGTCGAGGCGGCGCGCATGGCCGAGGCGGCCGGTCCCGACGTGATCGACATCAATTTCGGCTGCCCGGTGAAGAAGATCGCCGGCCGCGGAGCCGGGTCGGGGATGATGCGCGACGTGCCGCTGATGGTCGAGATGACGCGCCGGATCGTCGCGGCGGTGAAGAAGCCCGTGACGGTGAAAACCCGCCTCGGATGGGACGAGGAGTCGAAAAACATCGAAGAGATAGCCCTGCGGTTGCAGGATGTCGGCATTGCGGCCCTCACCATTCACGGGCGCACGCGGGCGCAGATGTACCGCGGCGAGGCCGACTGGACGCTGATCGGCAAGGTGAAGAACAACCCGCAGATACGCATTCCGATCATCGGCAACGGCGACGTCGATTCAGGTCCGAAAGCCCGCGAGATGTTCGACCGCTACGGCGTGGACGGCGTGATGATCGGCCGGGCGACCTACGGCCGGCCGTGGATATTCCGCGAAGTGAAGCACTACCTCTCGACGGGCGAAGCGCTGCCGCAGCCGTCGGTCGCGGAACGCGTGGCCATCGCGAAGGAACATTTACAGAAATCGCTCGAAATCAAGGGTGACCATGTCGGAATCCTCGAAATGCGGCGTCACATGACCAACTATTTCAAGGGGCTGCCCGACTTCAAGTCCACACGGCTGAAACTCGTGACATCGCTCGACACCGCCGAGCTGTTCGCCACGCTCGACGAGATCGCCTGCCGCTGGGGCGGCTACGATTTGAGCGAAGCGGTTCCGGCACCGCTGTCGCACAACCTGTGA
- a CDS encoding glycoside hydrolase family 2 protein, which yields MKKTILTTVAALSMLCTFAQWKPVGDKIKTPWAEKVDPANVLPEYPRPQMVRSQWVNLNGLWDYAIKPVGAMEPKTMDGKILVPFAVESSLSGVQKGLTEKDELWYRRTFSVPAAWKGSNVLLNFGAVDWKADVFVNDILAGSHTGGFTPFSLDITPYLKAKGGQKLVVRVFDGTDKGYQPRGKQVLNPNGIWYTPVSGIWQTVWIEPVAKSHISGIKAIPNLDQKNIAVTVAAENCTTGDLVEVKILDKGKLVASATGLPGNPLRLGIAEPKLWSPDSPFLYDMEVSLRQGGKTVDKVDSYTAMRKIGTKRDKGGILRMTLNDKPLFHFGPLDQGWWPDGLFTAPTDEALLFDILKTKELGYNMIRKHVKVEPARWYYHCDREGILVWQDMPSGDMGNKWEMYTYNGGTDKNRTQKSKDNFSKEWKEIMDFCMSSPSVVAWVPFNEAWGQFDTERIVNWTMEYDPSRLVNPASGGNHRPCGHMLDLHNYPGPAMKLFDPQRVNVLGEYGGIGLPMEGHLWWNKRNWGYVQFKTPEEVTAEYEKYAKSLIKYVRLGFSGAVYTQTTDVEGEVNGLFTYDRKVMKVLPERFKAANKAVIESMPLDME from the coding sequence ATGAAAAAAACAATTCTGACAACCGTGGCAGCGCTGAGCATGCTGTGCACCTTTGCCCAGTGGAAACCCGTGGGCGACAAAATCAAGACGCCATGGGCCGAAAAGGTCGACCCGGCCAACGTGCTTCCCGAATACCCGCGTCCGCAGATGGTACGCTCGCAGTGGGTGAATCTCAACGGCCTGTGGGACTATGCCATCAAACCCGTCGGCGCCATGGAACCGAAAACGATGGACGGAAAGATCCTCGTCCCCTTCGCTGTCGAATCCTCGCTGTCGGGCGTGCAGAAGGGCCTCACCGAGAAGGATGAACTCTGGTACCGCCGCACGTTCAGCGTGCCCGCCGCCTGGAAAGGCAGCAACGTGCTGCTGAACTTCGGCGCGGTGGACTGGAAAGCCGACGTATTCGTGAACGACATCCTTGCAGGCTCGCACACGGGCGGCTTCACGCCCTTTTCGCTCGACATCACCCCCTATCTCAAGGCCAAAGGCGGGCAGAAGCTGGTCGTACGCGTGTTCGACGGCACGGACAAGGGATACCAGCCCCGCGGAAAGCAGGTGCTGAACCCCAACGGCATCTGGTACACGCCGGTCAGCGGCATCTGGCAGACCGTGTGGATCGAACCGGTGGCGAAGAGCCACATCTCGGGCATCAAGGCCATTCCCAACCTGGACCAGAAGAACATCGCCGTAACCGTGGCGGCCGAAAACTGCACGACGGGCGATCTGGTGGAGGTGAAGATCCTCGACAAGGGCAAGCTCGTGGCTTCGGCGACGGGACTTCCCGGAAACCCGCTGCGTCTGGGCATCGCCGAGCCGAAACTCTGGAGCCCCGACTCGCCGTTCCTCTACGACATGGAAGTGTCGCTCAGGCAGGGCGGGAAAACCGTCGACAAGGTCGATTCGTACACCGCCATGCGCAAGATCGGAACCAAGCGCGACAAGGGCGGCATCCTCCGCATGACGCTCAACGACAAACCGCTCTTCCACTTCGGTCCGCTCGACCAGGGTTGGTGGCCCGACGGACTTTTCACCGCACCGACCGACGAAGCGCTGCTGTTCGACATTCTGAAGACCAAGGAGCTGGGTTACAACATGATCCGCAAGCACGTGAAGGTCGAGCCGGCGCGCTGGTACTACCACTGCGACCGCGAAGGCATTCTCGTATGGCAGGACATGCCCTCGGGAGACATGGGCAACAAGTGGGAAATGTACACCTACAACGGCGGTACGGACAAGAACCGCACGCAGAAGTCGAAGGACAACTTCAGCAAGGAGTGGAAAGAGATCATGGATTTCTGCATGTCTTCCCCGAGCGTCGTGGCATGGGTTCCCTTCAACGAGGCATGGGGCCAGTTCGACACCGAGCGCATCGTGAACTGGACCATGGAGTACGATCCTTCGCGTCTGGTCAACCCCGCCAGCGGCGGCAACCACCGTCCCTGCGGCCACATGCTCGACCTGCACAACTACCCGGGTCCCGCCATGAAACTCTTCGATCCGCAGCGCGTGAACGTGCTGGGCGAATACGGCGGCATCGGGCTGCCCATGGAGGGACACCTCTGGTGGAACAAGCGCAACTGGGGCTACGTGCAGTTCAAGACCCCGGAGGAGGTGACGGCAGAGTATGAGAAATACGCCAAAAGCCTGATCAAATACGTGCGTCTGGGCTTCTCGGGCGCCGTCTACACCCAGACCACCGACGTGGAGGGCGAAGTGAACGGTCTGTTCACCTACGACCGCAAGGTGATGAAGGTGCTTCCCGAACGGTTCAAGGCCGCCAACAAAGCGGTCATCGAATCCATGCCGCTGGACATGGAGTAA
- a CDS encoding methylglyoxal synthase yields MERKTKVLALVAHDNMKRDLAEWVDWNSRKLSRHHLVCTGTTGKMVEKTLRDHREEHEDEAEEKPELKITLLKSGPLGGDQQLGSLIADGKINALIFFWDPMSAQPHDVDVKALLRLATLYNVPTAINRSSADFLISSPLYEDDGYEPVVKDYKAYVERVLK; encoded by the coding sequence ATGGAGAGGAAAACGAAAGTGCTGGCACTGGTTGCCCACGACAACATGAAACGCGACCTGGCGGAGTGGGTCGACTGGAACAGCCGCAAGTTGAGCCGCCACCATTTGGTATGTACGGGTACGACCGGCAAGATGGTCGAAAAGACCCTGCGCGACCACCGGGAGGAGCACGAGGACGAAGCGGAGGAGAAACCCGAGCTGAAAATCACGCTGCTCAAGTCGGGTCCGCTGGGCGGCGACCAGCAGCTGGGGTCGCTCATCGCCGACGGAAAGATCAATGCGCTGATTTTCTTCTGGGACCCGATGTCGGCCCAGCCGCACGACGTCGACGTGAAGGCGCTGCTGCGTCTGGCGACGCTTTACAACGTCCCGACGGCCATCAACCGTTCGTCGGCCGATTTCCTGATCTCCTCGCCGCTGTACGAGGACGACGGCTACGAACCCGTCGTGAAGGATTACAAGGCCTATGTCGAGCGAGTGCTGAAATAG
- a CDS encoding DUF5606 domain-containing protein, producing MELKEILAISGQPGLYKFVAQSVRGVIVESLLDGRRMNASANAKVSALSEISMFTEGEDIALADVFTRIYAHTGGKEAISPKESPEKLKAAFAEVLPEYDRDRVHVSDIKKCFAWYNTLVGAGFTEFKLPAENE from the coding sequence ATGGAACTGAAAGAGATTCTGGCCATTTCGGGCCAGCCCGGACTTTATAAATTCGTGGCGCAGTCCGTGCGCGGCGTGATCGTCGAGTCGCTGCTCGACGGACGGCGCATGAATGCCTCGGCGAATGCCAAGGTGAGCGCCCTTTCGGAGATTTCGATGTTCACCGAAGGCGAGGACATTGCGCTGGCCGACGTTTTCACCCGGATCTACGCCCACACGGGCGGCAAGGAGGCGATCAGCCCCAAGGAGTCGCCCGAGAAGCTGAAAGCCGCGTTTGCCGAGGTGCTTCCCGAGTACGACCGCGACCGGGTGCATGTTTCGGACATCAAGAAGTGTTTCGCGTGGTACAACACGCTGGTCGGGGCGGGATTCACGGAGTTCAAACTTCCGGCCGAGAACGAATAG
- a CDS encoding mechanosensitive ion channel family protein yields MWTFLAAEEPASLIVPDSVQKANLAEAVNKIVNMDFSTLFGSLIRESLWILVKVLIALAIYFIGRWLVRRFLRLIDVAMQHRNVDISLRSFTRNTVSAFFTLLLILIVVSTLGVNVTSLIAVASAATLAIGMALSGTAQNFAGGVMILLMKPYRIGDYISAQGQSGTVRDIKLFSTVIATADNQTIYIPNNSIATAIIDNYSTSETRRVDWTVGISYGDDVDVARKAVLSMLAADPRVLPDPAPVVWVAALADSSVNLSIRAWVKNADYWNVFFEHNEQFYKELPKAGINFPFPQMDVHLTKE; encoded by the coding sequence ATGTGGACATTTTTAGCGGCCGAAGAACCTGCCTCGCTGATCGTGCCGGACAGTGTGCAGAAAGCGAATCTGGCCGAAGCGGTCAATAAGATCGTGAACATGGATTTCAGCACTTTGTTCGGCTCGCTGATTCGTGAATCGCTCTGGATTCTTGTCAAGGTTCTCATTGCGCTAGCCATCTATTTCATCGGACGCTGGCTCGTGCGCCGCTTCCTGCGGCTGATCGACGTGGCCATGCAGCACCGCAATGTCGACATTTCGCTGCGTTCGTTCACGCGTAATACCGTCAGCGCGTTCTTCACGCTGCTGCTCATCCTGATCGTCGTGTCGACGCTGGGCGTCAACGTGACATCGCTCATCGCCGTCGCGTCGGCCGCCACGCTGGCCATCGGTATGGCTTTGAGCGGCACGGCCCAGAACTTTGCCGGCGGGGTGATGATCCTGCTGATGAAACCCTACCGCATCGGCGACTACATCTCGGCGCAGGGACAGTCGGGAACCGTGCGCGACATCAAGCTCTTCTCGACGGTGATCGCCACGGCCGACAACCAGACGATCTACATTCCCAACAACTCGATCGCGACGGCCATCATCGACAACTATTCCACCTCCGAGACGCGCCGCGTGGACTGGACCGTGGGCATCTCCTACGGCGACGACGTGGATGTGGCCCGCAAGGCCGTCCTTTCGATGCTGGCCGCCGATCCGCGCGTCCTGCCCGATCCCGCCCCGGTGGTGTGGGTCGCTGCGCTGGCCGACAGTTCGGTGAACCTCTCGATCCGCGCATGGGTCAAGAACGCTGACTACTGGAACGTCTTTTTCGAGCATAACGAGCAGTTCTACAAGGAGCTGCCGAAGGCCGGCATCAACTTCCCGTTCCCGCAGATGGACGTGCACCTGACCAAAGAGTAG
- the serB gene encoding phosphoserine phosphatase SerB: MQNNVEIIQINISGEDKPGMTSSLTEILARYDAFILDIGQANIHQSLTLGILIKTTADKSGSIMKELLFKASELGVMIRFTPISEERYNDWVGRQGKNRYIITLLGRTVTARHIAEVTKVVAEHGLNIDAIKRLTGRMPLCEDDRAAKSCIELSVRGSLTDQERSTMQEGFMNLSEIGLDVSFQKDDIYRRSRRLICFDMDSTLIETEVIDELAERAGVGDKVREITASAMRGEIDFRESFSQRVALLKGLDVSVMEEIARSLPITEGLERMMTILKRVGYKTAILSGGFTYFGNYLRQKYGFDYVYANELEIEDGRLTGRYVGEVVDGRRKAELLRLLCQFEEINIAQSVAVGDGANDLPMLNLAGLGIAFHAKPKVKATARQSISTIGLDGILYFLGLKDSRIEQ, from the coding sequence ATGCAGAACAACGTTGAAATTATCCAGATCAACATTTCGGGTGAAGACAAACCGGGCATGACCTCGTCGCTCACCGAGATCCTCGCACGCTACGACGCCTTCATCCTCGACATCGGACAGGCCAACATCCACCAGTCGCTGACGCTCGGCATCCTGATCAAGACCACGGCCGACAAGTCGGGAAGCATCATGAAGGAGCTGTTGTTCAAGGCGTCGGAACTGGGCGTGATGATCCGTTTCACGCCCATCTCCGAGGAACGCTACAACGACTGGGTGGGCCGTCAGGGCAAAAACCGCTACATCATCACCCTGCTGGGCCGCACCGTCACGGCACGCCACATCGCCGAGGTGACGAAGGTCGTGGCCGAGCACGGGCTGAACATCGACGCCATCAAACGCCTCACGGGCCGCATGCCCCTCTGCGAGGACGACCGCGCCGCCAAGTCGTGCATCGAGCTCTCGGTGCGCGGATCGCTCACCGACCAGGAACGCAGCACGATGCAGGAGGGATTTATGAACCTCTCGGAGATCGGTCTCGACGTCTCGTTCCAGAAGGACGACATCTACCGCCGCAGCCGCCGCCTGATCTGCTTCGACATGGACTCGACGCTGATCGAGACCGAGGTGATCGACGAACTGGCCGAGCGCGCGGGCGTGGGCGACAAGGTGCGCGAAATCACGGCCAGCGCCATGCGCGGCGAGATTGATTTCCGCGAAAGCTTTTCGCAGAGGGTCGCGCTGCTCAAGGGACTGGACGTCTCGGTCATGGAGGAGATCGCCCGCAGCCTGCCGATCACCGAGGGGCTGGAGCGCATGATGACCATTCTCAAACGCGTGGGTTACAAAACGGCGATCCTCTCCGGCGGATTCACCTATTTCGGCAACTACCTCCGGCAGAAATACGGCTTCGACTATGTCTACGCCAACGAATTGGAGATCGAGGACGGACGCCTCACGGGACGCTATGTCGGCGAGGTGGTCGACGGACGCCGCAAGGCCGAACTGCTGCGGCTGCTGTGCCAGTTCGAGGAGATCAACATCGCCCAGTCGGTGGCCGTCGGCGACGGCGCTAACGACCTGCCGATGCTCAACCTCGCGGGCCTGGGCATCGCCTTCCACGCCAAACCCAAGGTAAAGGCCACGGCCCGGCAGTCGATCTCGACCATCGGGCTGGACGGCATCCTCTACTTCCTGGGACTGAAAGATTCGCGTATCGAACAATAA
- a CDS encoding DUF5689 domain-containing protein: protein MFHFRPIPFFGAVAALLLTGCYDSRFGEPDDDGEGKPATETIAALRDRYAGTPFTVTGDIVVTGRVASCDRAENFYRTLCICDAEAGLEVMAGIDHLHNDFPIGSRVTLSLRGLAVAESRGVLQAGRPPAAGSGYATNYIGSRAALGAVLVRSGEALAAPSPAPLAIPALTESRCGTLVRIDGVRYTPEDLSAATWVGYKRFTDADGNAVYTYVRRYARFADAEVPAGTVSLTGILQYDAAGDGRYILKLRDENDCTH from the coding sequence ATGTTTCACTTCCGTCCCATACCTTTTTTCGGCGCCGTCGCCGCGCTCCTGCTGACCGGGTGCTACGACTCCCGGTTCGGGGAACCGGACGACGACGGCGAGGGGAAACCCGCGACGGAGACCATCGCCGCGCTGCGCGACCGCTATGCGGGCACGCCCTTCACCGTTACGGGCGACATCGTCGTCACGGGGAGGGTCGCGAGTTGCGACCGCGCGGAGAATTTCTACCGCACGCTCTGCATCTGCGACGCTGAAGCGGGACTTGAAGTGATGGCCGGTATCGACCACCTGCACAACGATTTCCCCATAGGAAGCCGCGTAACGCTTTCGCTCCGGGGACTCGCCGTCGCCGAAAGCCGCGGGGTGTTGCAGGCGGGACGTCCGCCCGCCGCCGGAAGCGGCTACGCAACGAACTACATCGGCTCCCGGGCGGCGCTCGGCGCCGTGCTGGTCCGCAGCGGCGAAGCCCTGGCTGCGCCCTCCCCTGCCCCGCTTGCCATTCCCGCGCTTACGGAAAGCCGCTGCGGCACGCTCGTCCGCATCGACGGCGTGCGCTACACCCCCGAAGACCTTTCGGCGGCAACCTGGGTGGGCTACAAACGCTTCACCGACGCCGACGGCAACGCCGTCTACACCTACGTCCGCCGATACGCCCGTTTCGCCGACGCCGAAGTGCCTGCCGGCACGGTCTCGCTGACGGGCATTCTCCAGTACGACGCCGCGGGCGACGGGCGTTACATCCTCAAACTGCGCGATGAGAACGACTGCACGCATTAG
- a CDS encoding DUF5689 domain-containing protein, which translates to MRTTARISLLTLPVLLTLPAGCDRATQPEFTVRPPEPQNSVAYLKSLCDGKSSVAIAQDITIRGFVTANDLYGEFHRTIVVEDASGGISIAAEGSPLADLYPFGIVATVRCNGLTLCDYGGKIQLGTTPGDGGAGCIPREELARYIRTEPPGGETPSAQLLTFDAVSARHIDTRVRFDDVRFADAGKTWCDTDPETGRAVATEREIVDTRGRTFTVRTAATCVYAKEPLPQGTGSLYGIIDYFAGKYTLRVTNREAEFSGTAAHSAATRRTAGRPARTTRAGVTAATPPTAYP; encoded by the coding sequence ATGAGAACGACTGCACGCATTAGCCTGCTGACGCTGCCGGTCCTGCTGACGCTGCCGGCCGGATGCGACCGGGCCACGCAGCCCGAATTCACGGTCCGTCCTCCGGAGCCGCAGAATTCGGTCGCCTACCTCAAATCGCTCTGCGACGGGAAGAGCAGCGTCGCGATAGCGCAGGACATCACCATCCGCGGATTCGTCACGGCCAATGACCTCTACGGCGAATTTCACAGGACGATCGTCGTCGAAGACGCCTCGGGCGGCATCTCGATCGCCGCGGAAGGCTCCCCGCTGGCAGACCTCTATCCGTTCGGCATCGTGGCGACCGTACGCTGCAACGGCCTTACGCTGTGCGACTACGGCGGGAAAATCCAGCTGGGAACGACACCCGGCGACGGCGGCGCAGGGTGCATTCCGCGCGAAGAGCTGGCGCGGTACATCCGCACCGAACCGCCCGGCGGCGAGACACCCTCCGCACAGCTCCTTACGTTCGACGCCGTCTCGGCCCGGCACATCGACACACGCGTCCGTTTCGACGACGTGCGTTTCGCCGACGCCGGGAAAACCTGGTGCGACACCGACCCGGAGACGGGCCGCGCCGTCGCCACCGAGCGCGAGATCGTCGACACCCGGGGCCGAACCTTCACCGTGCGGACCGCCGCGACCTGCGTCTACGCAAAGGAGCCTCTGCCCCAGGGCACAGGCTCCTTGTATGGAATCATCGACTATTTCGCCGGGAAATACACCCTGCGCGTCACCAACCGCGAAGCGGAGTTTTCCGGCACGGCAGCGCATTCCGCAGCAACACGCCGAACCGCCGGGCGTCCGGCGCGGACAACGCGGGCGGGGGTTACCGCTGCAACGCCTCCCACAGCATATCCTTGA